In the Adlercreutzia equolifaciens DSM 19450 genome, one interval contains:
- the rlmD gene encoding 23S rRNA (uracil(1939)-C(5))-methyltransferase RlmD, translating to MTRKHDNNPKRTSNRPAKPKTSRANPPRPKRFGADPVGGDLGRPLSQTAKAAGKGSACALCPAFGRCGGCSRLDVSYADQLLAKEQQVAALFEGIAPAGALLPILGMDVPFHYRNKVISPYAPAKGAKRKGKDVKLTRADILTGMYEVGTHRLIPTDTCAIENETAKKVTLAIRDIMARWGMEPYNEDTGAGFVRHAVVRVGHESGEVLVTVVTNGEEFPASKAFCRELARRVPEVTTIVQNVNTRQTNVILGEKERVLFGPGFILDTLCGLTFRISSQSFYQVNATQTEVLYNEAIRLANLTGAETVIDAYCGTGTIGLVAARRGAARVIGVDSVPSAIRDAANNARHNGVENAEFVTQDATAFMKELAASEERPQPLVLLMDPPRAGSTPEFLEAATSLAPERIVYISCNPATQARDVRQLVESGYEVRVIRPVDMFPHTDHVESIVMLEKKND from the coding sequence ATGACGAGAAAACATGACAACAATCCGAAACGCACCAGTAACCGCCCCGCCAAACCCAAGACGAGCCGGGCCAACCCGCCGCGCCCTAAACGCTTCGGGGCCGATCCCGTAGGGGGCGACCTTGGTCGCCCCTTGTCCCAGACCGCCAAGGCTGCGGGAAAGGGCTCGGCGTGCGCCCTCTGTCCCGCCTTCGGGCGCTGCGGCGGCTGCAGCCGGCTTGATGTCTCCTATGCGGATCAGCTGCTTGCGAAGGAGCAGCAGGTGGCCGCTCTTTTCGAAGGCATCGCCCCCGCTGGCGCCTTGCTGCCCATCCTGGGAATGGATGTCCCCTTCCACTACCGTAACAAGGTGATCTCCCCTTATGCTCCGGCCAAGGGCGCAAAGCGCAAGGGGAAAGATGTCAAGCTCACCCGCGCCGACATCCTCACGGGTATGTACGAGGTTGGCACCCACCGGCTCATCCCCACCGATACCTGCGCCATTGAAAACGAGACGGCCAAGAAGGTGACGCTCGCCATCCGCGACATCATGGCCCGCTGGGGCATGGAGCCCTACAACGAGGACACGGGCGCGGGCTTCGTGCGCCACGCCGTGGTGCGCGTGGGACATGAGAGCGGGGAAGTGCTCGTCACCGTGGTGACCAACGGCGAGGAGTTTCCCGCATCGAAGGCCTTCTGCCGCGAGCTTGCGCGCCGCGTGCCCGAGGTGACCACCATCGTGCAGAACGTGAACACGCGCCAGACCAATGTCATCTTGGGTGAGAAGGAGCGTGTGCTGTTCGGCCCCGGTTTCATTCTCGACACGCTGTGCGGACTCACGTTCCGCATCTCGTCGCAGTCGTTCTACCAGGTGAACGCCACGCAGACCGAGGTGCTCTACAACGAGGCCATTCGCTTGGCGAACCTTACGGGTGCCGAGACGGTCATCGACGCCTATTGCGGCACGGGCACCATCGGGCTGGTGGCTGCGAGGCGCGGGGCGGCCCGCGTTATCGGCGTCGATTCCGTGCCGTCGGCCATTCGCGACGCCGCCAACAACGCCCGCCACAACGGTGTGGAAAACGCCGAGTTCGTGACGCAGGACGCTACCGCGTTCATGAAGGAGCTGGCGGCGTCGGAAGAGCGCCCGCAGCCCCTCGTTCTGCTCATGGACCCGCCGCGGGCCGGCTCTACGCCGGAGTTCCTCGAGGCCGCGACATCGCTTGCTCCCGAGCGCATCGTTTACATCTCGTGCAACCCTGCGACTCAGGCCCGCGACGTGCGCCAACTGGTGGAAAGCGGTTACGAGGTGCGCGTCATCCGTCCCGTGGACATGTTCCCCCACACCGACCATGTGGAATCCATTGTGATGCTGGAGAAGAAAAATGACTGA
- a CDS encoding phage holin family protein, translating to MNFIIRWIVTAISVAAAVWLVPGIEILSNSASWVGIVFFALILSLINMSIKPILQILSLPVTVLTLGIFYLVVNTLLLYIAAWLANGLFGAGFYIASFGSAFVASIVISLVSALVNGLIGNDA from the coding sequence ATGAACTTCATCATTCGCTGGATCGTCACCGCCATCTCCGTCGCCGCCGCCGTGTGGCTCGTGCCGGGCATCGAGATCTTGAGCAACAGCGCATCCTGGGTGGGCATCGTGTTCTTCGCACTCATTCTGTCGCTCATCAACATGTCCATCAAGCCGATTCTGCAGATCCTCTCGCTGCCTGTGACCGTGCTCACCCTGGGCATCTTCTACCTCGTCGTGAACACGCTTCTGCTCTACATCGCCGCGTGGCTCGCCAACGGGCTGTTCGGCGCCGGCTTCTACATCGCCAGCTTCGGCAGCGCCTTTGTGGCCTCCATCGTCATCTCGCTGGTGTCCGCCCTCGTCAACGGCCTCATCGGCAACGACGCGTAA
- a CDS encoding ABC transporter ATP-binding protein/permease, whose product MLQLKNICKSYTTGDFTQVALNDVSISFRDNEFVAILGPSGSGKTTLLNVMGGLDHYDSGDMIVDGISTHRYKDRDWDTFRNNRIGFVFQSYNLIPHQTILQNVELALTLSGVGKAERTRRAKEALASVGLSEHLNKKPSQLSGGQMQRVAIARALINDPEIVLADEPTGALDSHTSVQIMDLLTQIAKNRLVIMVTHNPELAAEYATRTVNLADGVIRSDTDPYFPTEAEMHASRKPIRKTSMSFLTALALSANNLLTKKGRTIMTAFAGSIGIIGIAAILALANGVDNYIERTEEDTLSVYPLQIMSTGFDMTALMGMAVDGGTGDGGDATGEGAGDDPLAEMGLQGGKNGDENDPAAEGKVPETRMVTDMFASLENNDLASLKLFFDENGGDINSYVNSIEYSYNVVPQIFDGNTEDGVRQINPDTTFSAFGMGSGSSNALMSTMYSTDVFSEMMGNTAIVEEQYDVKAGRWPSAYNECVVVLTANGTVPDLVSYALGLRDHAVLEDMIDQFMNEEDVESPDDNLTFTYDEIMGVSLKMVPAADFYTYDEENKVWVDKTGDEECMKGLVDAGEELKIVGIVQPRPDAKATALSMGIYYTPELTRHLIEQASEAAIVQEQLNYPTIDVFNGKEFTEEEESGSDFSMENLFSIDEEALQNAFKFDESKLNMDTSALGEGMSASDLPAMPGLDASALNLDMTSAFNSDAMGEMMGAALAGYTQALGAAYAQAAASGTPPDFQTLAQSTLESYAQSPELQAIMGQYAAQIVDANALQKEMATKISAALESSMKAYMEQVMATITAKTQASVQKVMGDMAASIPLAMSVDTGAFQNAFQMKMTEDELTELIMSLMTNGTRSFDANLSKLGYAELSKPSQIDIYPDNFEDKQQVIAILDDYNDRMVASGQDDKKVSYTDFVGTLMKSVTTIVDMISYVLIAFVAISLVVSSIMIGIITYISVLERKKEIGILRAIGASKGDISRVFNAETIIEGLTAGLIGVGVVALVCIPVNAIVYGLLDVPDIAMLPPVAGAILVAISVFLSFVAGLFPAMAAARKDPVEALRSE is encoded by the coding sequence ATGCTGCAGCTCAAGAATATCTGCAAGTCCTACACCACGGGCGACTTCACCCAGGTGGCCCTAAACGACGTCTCCATCTCGTTCCGCGACAACGAGTTCGTGGCGATTCTGGGGCCGTCGGGCTCGGGCAAGACGACGCTTTTGAACGTGATGGGAGGTCTTGACCACTACGACTCCGGCGACATGATCGTCGACGGCATTTCCACCCACCGCTACAAGGACCGCGATTGGGACACTTTCCGCAACAACCGCATCGGGTTCGTGTTCCAGAGCTACAACCTCATCCCGCACCAGACCATCCTGCAGAACGTGGAGCTGGCGCTGACGCTCTCGGGCGTGGGGAAGGCCGAGCGCACCCGCCGCGCCAAGGAGGCCCTGGCATCGGTCGGGCTGTCCGAGCATTTGAACAAGAAGCCGAGCCAGCTTTCGGGCGGTCAGATGCAGCGCGTCGCCATCGCCCGCGCGCTCATCAACGATCCGGAGATCGTGCTGGCCGACGAGCCCACCGGCGCGCTTGACTCCCATACCTCGGTGCAGATCATGGACCTGCTCACGCAGATCGCCAAGAACCGTCTGGTCATCATGGTCACCCACAACCCGGAGCTGGCGGCCGAGTACGCCACGCGCACGGTGAACCTCGCCGACGGCGTCATCCGCTCGGACACCGACCCCTATTTCCCCACGGAAGCGGAAATGCACGCCTCGCGCAAGCCCATCCGCAAGACCTCGATGAGCTTTCTCACGGCGCTCGCGCTGTCGGCGAACAACCTTCTGACCAAGAAGGGCCGCACCATCATGACGGCGTTCGCCGGCTCCATCGGCATCATCGGCATCGCGGCCATCCTGGCGCTCGCCAACGGCGTGGACAACTACATCGAGCGCACCGAGGAAGACACCTTGTCGGTGTACCCGCTGCAGATCATGTCCACCGGTTTCGACATGACGGCGCTCATGGGCATGGCCGTCGATGGCGGAACGGGCGACGGGGGAGACGCGACGGGCGAGGGCGCCGGCGACGACCCGCTTGCGGAAATGGGCCTTCAGGGCGGCAAGAACGGGGACGAGAACGACCCGGCCGCCGAGGGCAAGGTGCCCGAGACGCGCATGGTCACCGACATGTTCGCGAGCCTGGAGAACAACGACCTCGCCTCGCTCAAGCTGTTCTTCGACGAGAACGGCGGCGACATCAACAGCTATGTGAACTCCATCGAGTACTCCTACAACGTGGTGCCCCAGATCTTCGACGGCAACACCGAGGACGGGGTGCGCCAGATCAACCCGGACACGACGTTCTCCGCCTTCGGTATGGGCTCCGGTTCGTCCAACGCGCTCATGTCCACGATGTACTCCACCGATGTGTTCAGTGAGATGATGGGCAACACCGCCATTGTGGAAGAGCAGTACGACGTGAAGGCGGGCCGGTGGCCTTCCGCCTACAACGAGTGCGTCGTGGTGCTGACCGCGAACGGCACGGTGCCCGATCTGGTGAGTTACGCCCTGGGCCTGCGCGATCACGCGGTGCTCGAGGACATGATCGACCAGTTCATGAACGAGGAGGACGTGGAAAGCCCCGACGACAACCTCACGTTCACCTACGACGAGATCATGGGCGTGTCGCTGAAGATGGTGCCCGCCGCCGACTTCTACACCTACGACGAGGAGAACAAGGTTTGGGTCGACAAAACCGGCGACGAGGAGTGCATGAAGGGGCTCGTGGACGCCGGCGAGGAGCTGAAAATCGTCGGCATCGTGCAGCCGCGGCCGGACGCGAAAGCCACGGCGCTTTCCATGGGCATCTACTACACGCCCGAGCTGACGCGCCATCTGATCGAGCAGGCCTCCGAGGCCGCCATCGTGCAGGAGCAACTGAATTACCCGACCATCGACGTGTTCAACGGCAAGGAGTTCACCGAGGAGGAGGAATCGGGCTCGGATTTCTCTATGGAGAACCTGTTCAGCATCGACGAGGAGGCGCTGCAGAACGCCTTCAAGTTCGATGAGTCGAAGCTGAACATGGACACGAGTGCGCTGGGCGAGGGGATGTCGGCGAGCGATCTGCCGGCGATGCCCGGGCTCGATGCAAGCGCGTTGAACCTGGACATGACCTCCGCCTTCAACAGCGACGCCATGGGCGAGATGATGGGCGCGGCGCTGGCCGGCTACACCCAGGCCCTTGGCGCCGCCTATGCCCAGGCCGCGGCGTCGGGCACGCCGCCGGACTTCCAGACGCTGGCGCAGTCGACGCTGGAGTCCTACGCCCAAAGCCCCGAGCTGCAGGCCATTATGGGACAGTACGCGGCGCAGATCGTCGACGCCAACGCCCTGCAGAAGGAGATGGCGACGAAGATCTCCGCGGCCCTGGAATCTTCCATGAAAGCCTACATGGAGCAGGTCATGGCCACGATCACCGCCAAGACCCAGGCCTCGGTGCAGAAGGTGATGGGCGACATGGCGGCGAGCATTCCTTTGGCCATGTCCGTGGATACCGGCGCTTTCCAGAACGCCTTCCAGATGAAGATGACCGAAGATGAGCTGACCGAGCTCATCATGTCGCTCATGACGAATGGGACACGGTCCTTCGACGCGAACCTGAGCAAGTTGGGTTACGCGGAGCTTTCGAAGCCCTCGCAGATCGACATCTACCCGGACAACTTCGAGGACAAACAGCAGGTCATCGCCATTCTGGACGACTACAACGACCGCATGGTGGCCTCGGGGCAGGACGACAAGAAAGTTTCCTACACGGATTTCGTGGGCACGCTCATGAAATCGGTCACGACGATTGTGGACATGATCAGCTACGTGCTCATCGCGTTCGTGGCCATATCGCTCGTGGTGTCGTCCATCATGATCGGCATCATCACCTACATCTCGGTGCTCGAGCGCAAGAAGGAGATCGGCATCTTGCGCGCCATCGGCGCGAGCAAGGGCGACATCTCGCGGGTGTTCAACGCCGAGACCATCATCGAGGGCCTGACGGCGGGCCTTATCGGCGTGGGGGTCGTGGCGCTCGTGTGCATTCCGGTCAACGCCATTGTGTACGGGCTTTTGGACGTGCCCGACATCGCCATGCTGCCGCCGGTGGCCGGAGCGATCCTGGTGGCCATCAGCGTGTTCCTGTCGTTTGTGGCCGGGTTGTTCCCCGCCATGGCCGCCGCCCGCAAAGACCCGGTTGAGGCGCTGCGCAGCGAATAG
- a CDS encoding ferritin — translation MDAKVYELINDQINKELYSAYLYLSFADYYEEEGLSGYANYFEIQAQEERDHAMIFRNYLHENGEAVKLLAIDQPDKTFANFLEPLEAAMEHEKYVTSLINDIYAAALEAHDYRAQKFLGWFIDEQLEEEDNADTMITNMKLFGGDPKGLYDLDQACAARVYTVPSPLAGK, via the coding sequence ATGGACGCCAAGGTCTACGAGCTCATCAACGACCAGATCAACAAGGAGCTGTACTCCGCCTACCTGTACCTCTCCTTCGCCGACTACTATGAGGAGGAGGGCCTCTCGGGCTACGCCAACTACTTCGAGATCCAGGCTCAGGAAGAGCGCGACCACGCGATGATCTTCCGCAACTACCTGCACGAGAACGGCGAGGCTGTGAAGCTTCTGGCCATCGACCAGCCGGACAAGACCTTCGCGAACTTCCTGGAGCCGCTCGAGGCCGCCATGGAGCACGAGAAGTACGTGACCTCGCTCATCAACGACATCTATGCCGCCGCGCTCGAGGCCCACGACTACCGCGCCCAGAAGTTCCTCGGCTGGTTCATCGACGAGCAGCTGGAGGAAGAGGACAACGCCGACACCATGATCACCAACATGAAGTTGTTCGGAGGCGACCCGAAGGGCCTGTACGACCTCGACCAGGCCTGCGCCGCCCGCGTCTACACCGTGCCGAGCCCCCTGGCCGGCAAGTAG
- a CDS encoding epoxyqueuosine reductase QueH, giving the protein MGVMTETTKTDSAMQPAPENEDRLLLHACCGPCSLEPVRILRSEGVDPVVFYANSNIHPAEEYARRLATLREWAAGAGLEVVEGVYDPEAWETTAGRIGNAADAKFGVITNEEGDLEGDASPARAAREARCRACYRLRFEEAARYAREHGYSALGTTLSVSPYQYTRIIREELQRACAREGIEARFADYRPFYDEATRRSREGGMYRQNYCGCRFSDAEAAAEREERRAARRAARAAELAAHADERAAAEAERARTRAEKQAYADKQAKKRAILKALREQQ; this is encoded by the coding sequence ATGGGCGTCATGACAGAGACCACGAAAACCGATTCAGCTATGCAGCCTGCGCCCGAGAACGAGGACAGGCTTCTTCTGCACGCCTGCTGCGGACCGTGCTCTTTGGAGCCGGTCCGCATTTTGCGCTCGGAGGGCGTCGATCCCGTCGTGTTCTACGCGAACTCGAACATCCACCCCGCCGAGGAATACGCGCGCCGGCTGGCCACCCTGCGCGAATGGGCCGCGGGCGCTGGGCTGGAAGTCGTGGAAGGCGTCTACGACCCCGAGGCCTGGGAGACCACCGCCGGCCGCATCGGCAATGCCGCCGATGCCAAGTTCGGCGTGATCACGAACGAGGAAGGCGACCTCGAAGGCGACGCCTCCCCCGCCCGCGCGGCGCGGGAGGCCCGCTGCCGGGCCTGCTACCGCCTGCGCTTCGAGGAGGCCGCCCGCTACGCCCGCGAGCACGGGTACTCCGCCCTGGGCACCACGCTTTCCGTGAGCCCCTACCAGTACACCCGCATCATCCGCGAGGAACTTCAGCGCGCCTGCGCCCGCGAGGGCATCGAGGCCCGCTTCGCCGACTACCGCCCCTTCTACGACGAGGCCACCCGCCGCTCCCGCGAGGGCGGCATGTACCGCCAGAACTACTGCGGCTGCCGCTTCTCCGACGCCGAGGCCGCCGCCGAGCGCGAGGAGCGCCGCGCCGCCCGCAGGGCCGCCCGCGCGGCCGAGCTTGCGGCCCACGCCGACGAGCGCGCTGCCGCCGAAGCCGAACGCGCCCGCACCCGCGCCGAGAAGCAGGCCTACGCCGACAAGCAGGCCAAAAAGCGCGCCATCTTGAAGGCTCTGCGCGAGCAGCAGTAG
- the trhA gene encoding PAQR family membrane homeostasis protein TrhA yields the protein MPNIRLAHPELSPNAAAAAAKVSPEIRELLRRHGKKSVREYTLGEEIFNAVTHGVGAGLAVAALVLLIVKSVSDGGGILLAAALVYGIAQLLEYLMSTLYHALAAERAKRVFKVLDHSGIYLLIAGTYTPYCLITLGHVGGVWLAAFVWAVSLVGIAFEAFWTYRPRWISAVLYVALGWSIVFFIPTLFAELAPAGFWLLVAGGISYTVGAVFYIFKKVRYMHSIFHLFVLAASCLQFFSVYFFVI from the coding sequence GTGCCCAACATTCGTCTAGCCCACCCCGAACTTTCCCCCAACGCCGCCGCGGCGGCGGCCAAGGTGTCGCCCGAGATTCGGGAGCTTCTGCGGCGCCACGGGAAGAAAAGCGTCCGCGAGTACACCTTGGGCGAGGAGATCTTCAACGCCGTCACCCATGGCGTAGGGGCGGGCCTGGCCGTGGCGGCCCTCGTGCTTCTCATCGTGAAGTCGGTGTCAGATGGCGGCGGCATCCTATTGGCGGCGGCCCTCGTCTACGGCATCGCGCAACTGCTGGAGTACCTCATGTCCACGCTGTACCACGCGCTGGCAGCAGAACGCGCCAAACGCGTGTTCAAAGTGCTCGACCATTCCGGCATCTACCTGCTCATCGCCGGTACCTACACCCCTTACTGCCTCATCACCTTGGGACATGTGGGCGGCGTCTGGCTCGCCGCCTTCGTCTGGGCCGTCTCACTTGTCGGCATCGCCTTTGAAGCCTTCTGGACCTACCGTCCCCGTTGGATATCGGCCGTGCTTTACGTGGCGCTCGGCTGGTCCATCGTGTTCTTCATCCCGACGCTGTTCGCCGAGCTGGCCCCCGCAGGCTTCTGGCTCTTAGTTGCCGGCGGCATCAGCTATACCGTGGGCGCCGTGTTCTACATCTTCAAAAAGGTGCGTTACATGCACTCGATTTTTCACCTGTTCGTGCTGGCCGCCAGCTGCCTGCAGTTCTTTAGCGTGTACTTCTTCGTGATTTAA
- a CDS encoding deoxyribonuclease IV, whose product MFTIGCHLSSAKGYLKMAQDAASIDGNTFQFFTRNPRGGKAKAIDPADVAAFHEFAAAHGITTFLAHAPYTMNPAAAKPETRQFAIELLTDDLMRMENTPGQLYNMHPGCHVGQGAETGIALIADALNQVLAPEQSTTLLLETMAGKGTEVGGRFEELAAIIDAVELNKKVGVCLDTCHAWDSGYDIVGDLDGVLEEFDRVIGLDRLRAIHLNDSKNPLGAHKDRHAPIGEGCIGFDALAAVTNHPALRDLPFFLETPQDDLSGWGREIAALRAAHAE is encoded by the coding sequence GTGTTCACCATCGGTTGTCATTTGTCCAGCGCCAAGGGGTATCTGAAGATGGCCCAGGATGCGGCCTCCATCGACGGAAACACGTTCCAATTCTTCACGCGCAATCCGCGCGGCGGCAAGGCCAAGGCCATCGATCCGGCCGATGTAGCCGCATTTCACGAGTTCGCTGCCGCCCACGGCATCACGACGTTTCTGGCCCATGCGCCCTACACCATGAACCCGGCAGCGGCCAAGCCCGAGACGCGGCAGTTCGCCATCGAGCTCTTAACCGACGACCTCATGCGTATGGAAAACACCCCCGGCCAGCTGTACAACATGCATCCGGGCTGCCATGTGGGCCAGGGCGCCGAGACGGGCATCGCGCTCATCGCCGACGCGCTGAACCAAGTGCTCGCGCCGGAACAGTCCACCACGCTGCTTTTGGAAACCATGGCGGGCAAGGGCACGGAGGTCGGCGGTCGCTTCGAAGAGCTGGCCGCTATCATCGACGCCGTGGAACTGAACAAGAAAGTGGGGGTGTGCCTGGACACCTGCCATGCGTGGGACAGCGGCTACGACATCGTCGGCGACTTGGACGGCGTGCTGGAAGAGTTCGACCGCGTCATCGGGCTCGACCGTTTGCGCGCCATCCACTTGAACGACTCGAAGAACCCGCTCGGTGCCCACAAGGACCGCCACGCCCCCATCGGCGAGGGCTGCATCGGCTTTGATGCGCTCGCCGCTGTGACGAACCACCCGGCCCTGCGCGATCTGCCCTTCTTCTTGGAAACGCCCCAGGACGACCTTTCCGGCTGGGGCCGCGAAATCGCCGCCCTGCGGGCAGCGCATGCCGAGTAG
- a CDS encoding AEC family transporter, with the protein MTAGMIGIFQEIVTLFVIVGVGYAAKRLRFMNDEFDRMLSKLVINIALPGMILGSVLTATELPTQTEVWLCLGLSVASNLVMFAVAYAFTLLMRIPDGHRGVYRFMLCFGNVGFIGYPVLSAVFGPDALVYAAVFNLPFNFFVFTVGAWFLTQDTDGDVKVQTTWRTFVTPVMLSCVAAVLLTLGGIHYAPILGDALNTLGSITTPAALLIIGSSLANLPVRDLIGGPRLWTCSVFRLLVMPAIIWAVFHAFVPAGLMFSVAVVLAGMPVATNGTMLCYQYGGNSRVMAQGTFVTTVLAIASIPILAGFVGAVM; encoded by the coding sequence ATGACCGCGGGCATGATCGGCATATTTCAAGAGATCGTCACGCTGTTCGTCATCGTGGGGGTAGGTTACGCCGCGAAGAGGCTGCGCTTCATGAACGACGAGTTCGACCGCATGCTTTCAAAGCTGGTCATCAACATCGCGCTGCCGGGCATGATTTTGGGCTCGGTGCTCACGGCCACCGAGCTGCCCACGCAAACGGAAGTGTGGTTGTGCCTGGGGCTTTCCGTGGCGAGCAACCTCGTCATGTTCGCCGTGGCCTACGCCTTCACGCTGCTTATGCGCATCCCCGACGGACATCGGGGCGTGTACCGGTTCATGCTCTGCTTCGGCAACGTCGGGTTCATCGGGTATCCGGTGCTCTCGGCCGTCTTCGGCCCCGACGCCCTCGTGTACGCCGCCGTGTTCAACCTGCCCTTCAACTTCTTCGTATTCACCGTGGGCGCGTGGTTTCTCACCCAGGACACCGACGGCGACGTGAAGGTGCAAACCACCTGGCGCACCTTCGTCACACCGGTCATGCTGTCATGCGTGGCGGCCGTGCTTCTCACGCTAGGCGGCATCCACTACGCGCCGATTCTGGGGGATGCGCTGAACACGCTCGGCTCCATCACCACGCCGGCGGCGCTGCTCATCATCGGCTCGTCGCTGGCGAACCTGCCGGTGCGCGACCTCATCGGCGGCCCGCGTCTTTGGACCTGCTCGGTGTTCCGTCTGCTCGTGATGCCGGCCATCATCTGGGCCGTCTTCCACGCATTCGTGCCGGCGGGACTCATGTTCTCGGTGGCCGTGGTGCTGGCGGGAATGCCCGTGGCCACCAACGGCACCATGCTCTGCTACCAGTATGGCGGCAACTCCCGCGTCATGGCCCAGGGAACCTTCGTCACCACCGTGCTGGCTATAGCGAGCATCCCCATTCTGGCAGGGTTTGTGGGTGCGGTGATGTAA
- a CDS encoding aldo/keto reductase, which produces MTASYDGVAKLGFGAMRLPLTDPDDVTAIDIEQLKAMVDEFIAKGGTYVDTAFVYHDGASETALREALVERYPRDAYTLATKCLAWACASKEEAQACLPTSLERLGVDYIDYYLLHNLGGARTVKFDEYDMWNYVAKAKADGLVGHVGFSMHDGPETLDEILTAHPEVDFVQLQVNYLDWDDPVTQSARCMEVAAAHGKPVIIMEPVRGGRLANLPERGAAVLAAADPDASQASWAYRYCLDLPGVLTVLAGASTLEQMQDNMRTFQTRKPLTDEERGAIDGAIAALRSVDLIPCTNCGYCVKDCPEGVKIPIAMNLLNLERTTEDNEFVKGLYSWQAAEGPASKCIQCGTCEAMCPQSIDIIDHLAEAVEHFEG; this is translated from the coding sequence ATGACCGCATCTTATGACGGCGTGGCCAAGCTCGGCTTCGGCGCCATGCGCCTGCCCCTGACTGATCCCGATGATGTGACGGCCATCGACATCGAGCAGCTGAAGGCCATGGTGGACGAGTTCATCGCCAAGGGCGGCACCTATGTGGACACCGCCTTCGTCTACCACGACGGCGCCTCTGAGACGGCTCTGCGCGAGGCGCTCGTGGAGCGCTACCCGCGCGACGCCTATACCCTGGCCACGAAGTGCCTGGCCTGGGCCTGCGCCAGCAAGGAGGAGGCCCAGGCGTGCCTGCCCACCTCCCTTGAGCGGCTGGGGGTCGACTACATCGACTACTACCTGCTGCACAACCTGGGTGGCGCGCGCACGGTCAAGTTCGACGAGTACGACATGTGGAACTACGTGGCGAAGGCGAAGGCCGACGGGCTCGTGGGTCACGTCGGCTTCTCCATGCACGACGGCCCCGAGACGCTCGATGAGATTCTGACGGCGCACCCCGAGGTGGACTTCGTGCAGCTGCAGGTGAACTATCTGGATTGGGACGACCCGGTCACCCAGTCGGCGCGCTGCATGGAAGTGGCCGCGGCCCACGGCAAGCCAGTCATCATCATGGAGCCGGTGCGTGGCGGACGCCTGGCGAATCTGCCCGAGCGCGGTGCTGCGGTGCTCGCCGCCGCTGATCCGGATGCGAGCCAGGCCAGCTGGGCCTACCGTTACTGCCTCGATCTGCCGGGCGTGCTCACGGTGCTCGCCGGCGCCTCCACGCTCGAGCAGATGCAGGACAACATGCGCACCTTCCAGACCCGTAAGCCGCTGACGGATGAGGAGCGCGGCGCCATCGACGGTGCCATCGCGGCCCTGCGCAGCGTGGACCTCATTCCGTGCACGAACTGCGGCTACTGCGTGAAGGACTGCCCCGAGGGCGTGAAGATCCCCATTGCCATGAACCTGCTGAACCTGGAGCGCACTACCGAGGACAACGAATTCGTCAAGGGCCTCTACTCTTGGCAGGCCGCCGAGGGGCCCGCTTCGAAGTGCATCCAGTGCGGCACCTGCGAGGCCATGTGCCCCCAGTCCATCGACATCATCGACCACCTCGCCGAAGCCGTAGAGCACTTCGAGGGATAG
- a CDS encoding thioredoxin family protein, with product MIEILNEGNFDEKVLKSSGNVLVEFFATWCPHCQRMMPIINDVAERVQGQAVVYQVDVDRSPDLAKTYAPNGFPSFVLFVNGQLAETLVGEQTEERLMELVA from the coding sequence ATGATCGAGATTCTGAACGAGGGCAACTTCGACGAGAAGGTTCTGAAATCGAGCGGTAACGTGCTCGTCGAGTTCTTCGCCACCTGGTGCCCGCACTGCCAGCGCATGATGCCCATCATCAACGATGTGGCCGAGCGTGTCCAGGGCCAGGCCGTGGTCTACCAGGTTGACGTCGACCGGTCGCCCGACCTTGCCAAAACTTACGCGCCCAACGGCTTTCCGTCCTTTGTCCTGTTCGTGAACGGCCAGCTTGCCGAAACCCTGGTGGGCGAGCAGACCGAAGAGCGGTTGATGGAGCTGGTCGCCTAG